One genomic segment of Peromyscus leucopus breed LL Stock chromosome 23, UCI_PerLeu_2.1, whole genome shotgun sequence includes these proteins:
- the Ssh1 gene encoding LOW QUALITY PROTEIN: protein phosphatase Slingshot homolog 1 (The sequence of the model RefSeq protein was modified relative to this genomic sequence to represent the inferred CDS: inserted 1 base in 1 codon): MALVTLQRSPTPSAASSSASNSELEAGSDEERKLNLSLSESFFMVKGAALFLQQGNSPQGQRSLQHPHKHAGDLPQHLQVMINLLRCEDRIKLAVRLESVWTDRVRYMVVVYTSGRQDTEENILLGVDFSSKESKSCTIGMVLRLWSDTKIHLDGDGGFSVSTAGRMHIFKPVSVQAMWSALQVLHKACEVARRHNYFPGGVALIWATYYESCIGSEQSCINEWNAMQDLESTRPDSPALFVDKPTEGERTERLIKAKLRSIMMSQDLENVTSKEIRNELEKQMNCNLKEFKEFIDNEMLLILGQMDKPXLIFDHLYLGSEWNASNLEELQGSGVDYILNVTREIDNFFPGLFAYHNIRVYDEETTDLLAHWNEAYHFINKAKRNHSKCLVHCKMGVSRSASTVIAYAMKEFGWPLEKAYNYVKQKRSITRPNAGFMRQLSEYEGILDASKQRHNKLWRQQPAEDPAAEPSVFLPETLDDALDTRLPGLEDAAQPGLPGSQAPGGPSLPCCFRRLSDPPLLLPPHHDEAGGPVHLEDLERDALLEDPAPPAEPHKLVQHPQEAARLCEKDVKRKLEFGSPKARGGSLPHVEETEKGAGQRAGRWRRASTQLDRSWLDQENLNNNNSKRSCPEDFERDAVFGILSKVKPSYTSCADCMYPAAGGPPEAFVERHEDPGAPAICTQPAFLPHVASSPVTHTSSRSQASERPASGPTNNPPFLLPAGSRKPDVVAVSGSVAGASPEPPPASLLEPSRESSKALPKSLLLKNSYCDKHAAAAAAAAGGMEMMKEESPGKKDPKPAKDLRLLFSNEAEKPTTNSYLMQHQESIIQLQKAGLVRKHTKELERLKSVPSDPPSTSRLEASIPEEGQEPGHPGLCSQAGTEEKPPEGTLVKSPTPTLLRLDHTSNFSKDFLKTVCYTPTSSSMSSNLTRSSSSDSIHSIRGKPGLVKQRAQEIETRLRLAGLTVSSPLKRSHSLAKLGSLNFSTEDLSSEADASTIADSQDAKCAPSSFSHEAQAAPKDPTAACKPSGKSVPEHLKSLTRMSKS; the protein is encoded by the exons CTTGAGCGAGAGCTTTTTCATGGTGAAAGGAGCGGCCCTCTTTCTACAACAGGGAAACAGTCCTCAGGGCCAGCGGAGTCTTCAGCACCCTCACAAGCATGCAG GTGACCTGCCTCAGCACCTTCAAGTGATGATCAACCTCCTACGCTGTGAAGACAGAATTAAGCTG GCTGTGCGCCTGGAGAGCGTCTGGACCGACCGTGTCCGCTACATGGTCGTGGTGTACACCAGCGGGCGCCAGGACACCGAGGAGAACATTCTGCTGGGAGTTGACTTTTCCAGTAAGGAGAG CAAAAGCTGCACCATCGGAATGGTCCTTCGCCTGTGGAGCGACACCAAGATCCACCTCGATGGGGATGG CGGCTTCAGCGTGAGCACGGCAGGCAGGATGCACATCTTCAAGCCCGTGTCTGTCCAGGCCATGTG gtCGGCCCTGCAGGTGCTTCACAAGGCCTGCGAAGTGGCTCGAAGGCACAACTACTTCCCTGGGGGCGTGGCGCTCATCTGGGCCACCTACTACGAGAGCTGCATCGGCTCCGAGCAGAGCTGCATTAATGAGTGGAACGCCATGCAGGACCTGGAATCCACGAGGCCGGACTCCCCTGCGCTGTTTGTGGACAA GCCGACGGAGGGGGAGCGGACTGAGCGTCTCATTAAAGCCAAGCTCAGGAGCATCATGATGAGCCAGGACCTTGAAAATGTGACGTCTAAGGAA ATCCGCAATGAGCTGGAGAAGCAAATGAACTGTAACCTGAAGGAGTTCAAGGAGTTCATCGATAACGAGATGTTGCTCATCTTGGGCCAGATGGACAAGC TCCTTATCTTCGATCATCTTTATCTT GGCTCCGAGTGGAATGCATCCAATCTGGAGGAACTGCAGGGCTCAGG GGTTGACTACATTCTAAATGTCACTAGAGAAATAGACAATTTTTTCCCTGGCTTGTTTGCATATCATAACATCCGAGTCTACGATGAGGAGACCACAGACCTTCTTGCTCACTGGAACGAAGCATATCATTTTATAAACAAAGCGAA AAGGAATCATTCCAAGTGCCTGGTCCATTGCAAAATGGGCGTCAGCCGATCCGCATCCACGGTCATAGCCTACGCGATGAAGGAATTTGGCTGGCCCCTGGAGAAGGCGTATAACTATGTCAAGCAGAAGCGGAGCATCACACGGCCCAATGCAGGATTTATGAGACAGCTGTCTGAGTATGAAGGCATCCTGGATGCAAG CAAGCAGCGGCACAACAAGCTGTGGCGCCAGCAGCCTGCCGAGGACCCTGCGGCCGAGCCCAGCGTGTTCTTGCCAGAGACCCTGGACGATGCCCTGGACACCCGGCTGCCGGGTTTGGAGGATGCCGCCCAGCCGGGGCTCCCAGGAAGCCAGGCCCCAGGAGGACCCTCTCTCCCCTGTTGTTTCCGGAGACTCTCGGACCCCCcgctcctcctccccccccaccatGATGAGGCAGGCGGCCCGGTCCACTTGGAGGATCTTGAGAGGGATGCTCTGTTGGAGGATCCGGCTCCGCCCGCCGAGCCGCACAAGCTGGTCCAGCATCCCCAGGAAGCTGCCAGGCTCTGTGAAAAGGACGTCAAGAGGAAACTGGAGTTCGGGAGCCCCAAAGCCCGAGGTGGCTCCCTGCCACACGTGGAGGAGACGGAGAAGGGGGCTGGCCAGAGGGCAGGGAGGTGGAGGCGGGCCTCCACCCAGCTAGACAGAAGTTGGCTGGACCAGGAaaacctaaacaacaacaacagcaagagAAGCTGCCCCGAGGACTTTGAG CGCGATGCTGTGTTCGGGATCCTCAGTAAAGTGAAGCCTTCCTACACATCCTGTGCTGACTGCATGTACCCCGCGGCTGGTGGGCCTCCCGAGGCCTTTGTGGAACGGCATGAAGACCCCGGTGCACCTGCCATCTGCACCCAGCCAGCCTTCCTGCCCCATGTCGCCTCCTCCCCGGTGACCCACACGAGCAGCAGGTCCCAAGCTTCAGAGAGGCCGGCCTCTGGTCCGACCAACAACCCCCCATTCCTACTACCAGCAGGCTCGAGGAAGCCAGATGTTGTCGCCGTCAGTGGATCTGTGGCTGGGGCTTCCCCAGAACCACCACCGGCAAGCCTTCTAGAGCCTTCCAGAGAAAGCTCCAAAGCCCTCCCAAAGTCCCTCCTATTGAAGAACTCTTACTGTGATAAGcacgccgctgccgctgccgctgccgctggcGGCATGGAAATGATGAAGGAAGAATCGCCAGGTAAGAAAGACCCAAAGCCCGCGAAGGACCTGAGGCTTCTGTTCAGTAATGAGGCGGAGAAGCCGACCACCAATAGCTACCTAATGCAGCATCAGGAGTCCATCATCCAGCTGCAGAAGGCGGGCCTGGTCCGAAAGCACACCAAAGAACTGGAGAGGTTGAAGAGCGTGCCTTCGGACCCGCCATCCACCAGCAGGCTGGAGGCTAGCATCCCCGAGGAGGGCCAGGAGCCTGGACACCCAGGCCTGTGCAGCCAAGCAGGGACCGAAGAGAAGCCTCCAGAAGGAACCTTGGTGAAGAGCCCTACGCCCACCCTCCTCCGCCTAGATCACACCAGTAACTTCTCGAAAGACTTCCTGAAGACCGTGTGCtacacccccacctcctcctccatgagTTCCAACCTGACCCGGAGCTCCAGCAGCGACAGCATCCACAGCATCCGAGGGAAGCCCGGGCTGGTGAAGCAGCGGGCGCAGGAGATCGAGACGCGACTCCGGCTGGCGGGTCTCACGGTGTCGTCCCCGCTGAAACGGTCCCACTCCCTGGCCAAGCTGGGAAGTCTCAACTTCTCCACGGAGGACCTGTCCAGCGAGGCGGACGCCTCCACCATCGCCGACTCGCAGGACGCCAAGTGTGCGCCCTCTTCCTTCTCGCACGAAGCCCAGGCTGCCCCGAAGGACCCCACTGCAGCCTGTAAACCATCAGGGAAATCTGTCCCAGAACACTTGAAAAGCCTGACGAGGATGAGTAAAAGCTGA